In the Fusarium oxysporum f. sp. lycopersici 4287 chromosome 9, whole genome shotgun sequence genome, one interval contains:
- a CDS encoding hypothetical protein (At least one base has a quality score < 10), with protein sequence MTQDTETRPLDILIVGAGIGGLTAALGLRQQGHKVTLFERSQLAKEVGAAIHLAPNCHGILKRFGVFPESFGANRVEGVTEYTGDGHLKFDNNLKGPLSVWEHPWVLAHRVSLHENLKNQATSREGPGTPAILKTSSPVVDVDPSTATVKFEDGTTASGDLVLGADGVSSITRSIVTGSDIKPYGSGKSAFRFMIPHSDILKNEKTRPFAERTGTMTMWMGDDCRLVMYPCSNNTVMNFVAIHPSSITSGANKGSGWGNGGSKELLREVYKDFEPRVLALLDLVDVSELKLWTLLDMDRISTWHKDRLVLLGDAAHPFLPHQGQGGGIAIEDAASLVALFPPGTTANDVPSRLALYEKIRDERAHTVQTFTRQAGEDLNEEKRAQFNIFKFLNYNFGHDEWHNTKKALRDYLWSQNKNLHWKSPVSFGPMPSPRQDFHGQRYNGNDSSFTTWSVRFKSSAPYLKTLFPTDRFSFYKPGTVAEATYSCTELKDMKWLGGGGYKFFGLWIHGVQYEKKDGSKIYGSFLAVLLENLADPIVTGREELGMPKLFCDIDVVEKGANTSIRCSWRGAEFVDITLKGLGEATNGHTNGVNGTNGHHPPVGPPGAPPLPEEQGLLVYRYVPAVGQPGVADAAYPVFIEDGLETTKRHVEKTLVGSGSDLDLTAGTWDTLPTLNHIATGFSQIPVYGVVKSKVEYGRGVDDISHARRVD encoded by the exons ATGACTCAAGACACAGAAACAAGACCTTTAGACATTCTCATTGTTGGAGCAG GCATTGGTGGTTTAACCGCTGCGCTTGGTCTCCGCCAACAGGGGCATAAAGTAACA CTGTTTGAGAGATCACAACTGGCTAAAGAAGTCGGTGCTGCTATTCACTTGGCCCCCAATTGTCATGGAATTTTGAAGCGATTTGGTGTTTTCCCCGAGAGCTTTGGCGCAAATCGTGTTGAAGGC GTCACTGAGTACACAGGGGATGGACACCTGAAATTTGATAACAACCTCAAAGGACCACTCTCAGTTTGGGAGCAC CCATGGGTACTTGCGCATCGTGTCAGTCTCCATGAGAACCTCAAGAACCAAGCGACTTCCCGCGAAGGCCCCGGAACGCCAGCTATTCTCAAGACCTCCAGCCCAGTAGTCGACGTCGACCCTTCAACGGCAACTGTCAAGTTTGAAGATGGCACTACAGCTTCTGGAGATTTGGTTCTTGGAGCCGATGGCGTTAGC TCAATAACGCGATCAATCGTTACCGGCTCAGATATCAAACCTTATGGATCTGGGAAGAGCGCGTTCCGATTTATGATTCCTCATTCGGATATCCTCAAGAATGAAAAAACCAGGCCTTTCGCCGAACGCACAGGCACAATGACGATGTGGATGGGCGATGACTGCAGACTAGTCATGTATCCTTGCTCCAACAATACGGTTATGAACTTTGTTGCCATTCATCCCAGCAGTATCACTTCAGGAGCAAACAAAGGATCAG GTTGGGGTAATGGTGGAAGCAAGGAGCTCCTCCGCGAAGTTTACAAGGATTTTGAGCCAAGAGTGCTTGCTCTTCTGGACCTGGTGGATGTCAGCGAGCTGAAGCTCTGGACCTTGTTGGATATGGATCGTATTTCAACGTGGCATAAGGATCGTCTTGTGCTTCTTGGAGACGCGGCTCATCCATTCTTGCCTC atcaaggacaaggtGGTGGTATTGCCATCGAGGATGCAGCATCACTAGTTGCACTATTCCCCCCCGGCACAACAGCCAACGACGTTCCCAGCCGTTTGGCTCTGTATGAGAAGATCAGAGATGAGAGAGCTCACACAGTTCAAACTTTCACCAGACAAGCTGGGGAGGATCTTAACGAGGAGAAGCGAGCCCAGTTCAACA TCTTCAAATTCCTCAACTACAACTTCGGTCATGACGAGTGgcacaacaccaagaaggctCTCAGAGATTATCTCTGGTCTCAAAATAAGAACCTGCACTGGAAGTCACCTGTGTCATTCGGCCCCATGCCCAGTCCTCGGCAAGATTTCCACGGACAACGATATAACGGCAATGACTCTTCGTTCACTACCTGGTCGGTCCGTTTCAAGTCTTCAGCTCCTTACCTGAAGACTCTCTTCCCCACAGACCGGTTCAGCTTCTACAAGCCCGGTACCGTCGCTGAAGCTACATACTCCTGCACAGAGTTGAAGGATATGAAGTGGCTTGGCGGTGGCGGTTACAAGTTCTTCGGTCTTTGGATCCATGGTGTTCAgtatgagaagaaggacggTAGCAAGATCTATGGGTCTTTCCTAGCTGTTCTACTAGAGAACTTGGCTGATCCTATCGTCACGGGTCGTGAGGAGCTTGGTATGCCTAAGCTCTTCTGTGATATTGATGTTGTGGAGAAGGGAGCCAACACTAGCATTCGCTGCAGTTGGCGAGGAGCCGAGTTCGTCGATATCACACTCAAGGGTCTAGGAGAGGCTACCAACGGGCATACAAATGGTGTCAACGGAACAAACGGCCATCACCCTCCTGTTGGTCCTCCTGGtgctcctcctctgccagaagaacaaggacttTTGGTATACCGATATGTGCCAGCAGTAGGCCAGCCTGGTGTTGCCGATGCCGCGTATCCTGTCTTCATCGAGGATGGGTTGGAGACGACGAAGCGACACGTTGAGAAGACGTTGGTTGGAAGTGGGAGTGACCTGGATCTTACAGCTGGTACATGGGATACTTTACCTACGTTGAACCATATCGCGACTGGGTTCTCTCAGATTCCTGTTTATGGTGTTGTTAAGAGTAAGGTCGAGTATGGAAGAGGTGTGGATGATATTTCTCATGCTCGAAGGGTTGACTAG
- a CDS encoding hypothetical protein (At least one base has a quality score < 10): MSTTQPGMFQCGSCKKNYKRLDHLARHVRSHTQTKPYKCHVCPKAFTRPDLLKRHVAGHGSQAGDSSVAEQPRYMPGRVGKACKACSTNHLRCSDEKPCRRCQEKGIECKWNDSMELDSDFPSEEQQQDEAIFSQDDGSSSMAAFPDHNSIGSTSASSVMEQPSLDMLTPQTSHSLFQNLDPSMNANIDPLFFPLPDLNLLSGGWANPNANDVDMYTYNELDDIDLRFLDSYNTSIPFEVRSIQPTPRGAQTPRAASHTDPGEPAAMCTEAFQNSHWKFRPNAKDHAGAEEHNLSLPATDSAYPSPESGVALDSNTRVTSAKLEGPARDRILMMVVNSCRSDHLSKAVASFPSAELLDTLLQYYLTSPVTHATSFIHAASFNPNQKRPELVAAMAACGAVLTSDPALSKLGYAIQECLRIAVAKHWEQDNTLVRDLQLTQAFVITLEMGIWSGLPRKVEIAESFFNPVLTMMRRDGKFKRSVYSQSKTMQSPGLVSREDWLQWVEDESFKRLAFRMLSHDANTSTALLVSPSVSYAEVLLPFPEHADLWTAASPEQWNSLKASRQQSEPLFVADVIDDPDILNNHTDSVDSYVAILAVLSCTWTMCWEYLQLSSLQRSRPRRWNTLVTEMRKDELLKLLGHLKLSLSVDSSADPEIQMRLELALLHLQMPFEDIQIFAGMEGPERARAVYPTVRDWVKSEAARHTIFHAAQIMHIAKHSPRGSMRGPMAIILYHASLAFWVYGLLSDQSSLSRALGQNVYLEEADSIALQRFKGFGQGQPCIRWRTEIQGEGEVVISVPLSQPDKVMEAVMGIVRSNFAGMPVPHLTEKLVQLMAELENSAKRKLDA, encoded by the exons ATGTCGACGACTCAACCTGGCATGTTCCAGTGCGGTTCATGCAAGAAGAATTATAAGCGTCTTGATCATCTAGCGCGTCACGTGCGATCCC ATACACAGACCAAACCCTACAAGTGCCATGTTTGTCCAAAGGCCTTTACAAGACC CGACCTTCTGAAGAGACATGTTGCTGGTCATGGCTCGCAGGCTGGGGATAGTTCTGTAGCTGAACAACCGCGTTACATGCCAGGTAGAGTCGGTAAGGCTTGCAAGGCATGTTCTACCAATCACCTACGTTGCAGTGATGAGAAACCCTGTCGTCGATGTCAAGAGAAAGGTATTGAGTGCAAGTGGAACGACTCCATGGAGCTGGACTCGGACTTTCCGTCtgaggagcagcagcaggatGAGGCTATCTTCTCCCAAGATGATGGCTCATCGTCCATGGCTGCGTTCCCTGATCATAATAGTATTGGGTCAACGTCGGCGTCGTCTGTCATGGAGCAGCCCTCACTGGACATGCTCACGCCGCAAACATCACATAGCCTCTTCCAGAATCTTG ACCCCTCTATGAACGCCAACATTGatcctctcttcttccctctcccCGATCTCAACCTTCTATCAGGAGGATGGGCTAATCCCAACGCCAACGATGTCGACATGTACACATATAATGAACTCGATGACATTGACCTCCGGTTCCTCGACTCATACAACACAAGCATCCCTTTCGAAGTCAGAAGCATACAGCCTACACCTCGAGGGGCTCAAACACCACGCGCCGCATCGCATACCGACCCCGGTGAACCCGCTGCGATGTGTACTGAGGCCTTTCAGAACTCTCACTGGAAGTTTCGACCCAACGCCAAAGACCATGCTGGCGCTGAGGAGCATAACCTCTCCCTTCCCGCTACAGACTCTGCTTACCCTTCGCCTGAGTCTGGTGTCGCCTTGGATTCAAACACAAGAGTCACTTCAGCCAAGCTAGAAGGGCCAGCTCGCGACAGGATACTCATGATGGTCGTCAATAGTTGTCGTTCAGATCATTTATCAAAAGCCGTGGCGTCCTTTCCCTCTGCCGAGCTGTTGGACACATTACTTCAGTACTACCTCACTTCTCCTGTCACGCATGCCACATCATTCATCCACGCCGCCTCTTTTAACCCCAACCAGAAGAGACCGGAGCTAGTCGCTGCCATGGCGGCGTGTGGAGCCGTCTTGACTTCTGATCCTGCCTTGTCAAAGCTTGGCTATGCTATACAAGAGTGCTTGAGGATAGCTGTCGCAAAACAT TGGGAACAAGATAACACTCTCGTCCGTGATCTTCAGCTCACCCAAGCCTTCGTCATCACCCTCGAGATGGGTATATGGAGCGGTCTTCCCCGCAAAGTCGAGATCGcagagagcttcttcaaccccGTACTGACCATGATGCGCCGCGATGGAAAGTTCAAGCGATCAGTGTACTCCCAGAGCAAGACCATGCAATCTCCAGGTCTAGTCTCTCGGGAAGACTGGCTTCAATGGGTAGAGGATGAGTCCTTCAAGAGGCTTGCTTTCAGGATGCTATCTCATGATGCCAACACTTCCACCGCGCTGCTGGTTAGCCCTTCAGTGTCGTATGCCGAGGTCCTTCTGCCTTTCCCAGAACACGCGGACTTGTGGACTGCTGCGTCGCCGGAACAGTGGAACTCGCTCAAGGCTTCGCGCCAACAAAGTGAACCGCTTTTTGTTGCAGATGTCATCGATGACCCTGATATTCTCAACAACCATACTGACTCTGTTGACTCATATGTCGCGATTCTGGCGGTCCTCTCTTGTACATGGACTATGTGCTGGGAATATCTCCAGCTCTCATCCCTCCAACGTTCACGACCCCGACGCTGGAATACTCTAGTCACAGAGATGCGGAAAGACGAACTACTCAAGCTGCTTGGACACCTGAAACTCAGTCTATCCGTCGACTCTTCGGCAGACCCCGAGATCCAAATGCGCCTGGAACTCGcccttctccatctccagATGCCTTTCGAAGACATCCAGATATTTGCAGGCATGGAAGGTCCCGAACGAGCACGCGCAGTCTATCCCACCGTCCGCGACTGGGTAAAAAGCGAAGCAGCCCGCCATACAATCTTCCACGCTGCTCAAATAATGCACATCGCCAAACACTCACCCCGCGGTTCAATGCGCGGCCCGATGGCCATAATCCTGTACCACGCGAGTCTCGCATTCTGGGTGTATGGTCTATTATCCGACCAGTCCAGCCTTTCCCGAGCACTTGGTCAGAATGTTTACTTAGAGGAAGCAGATAGTATAGCGTTGCAAAGATTCAAAGGTTTTGGGCAAGGTCAGCCTTGTATACGGTGGAGAACGGAGATTcagggggagggggaggtTGTGATTAGTGTGCCGCTTTCTCAGCCTGATAAGGTCATGGAGGCGGTTATGGGGATTGTGAGGAGTAATTTTGCGGGGATGCCGGTGCCGCATCTTACAGAGAAGTTGGTGCAGCTTATGGCGGAGTTGGAGAACTCGGCAAAGAGGAAGTTGGATGCTTGA
- a CDS encoding hypothetical protein (At least one base has a quality score < 10) translates to MVNFHESSSDIELEDGHILVAQCNDADGEPQESRLDLDYYIGNNDGAFYWGGEGFSGSASDITFELEGDDNVPVLRALLNPVDGDPVEANVNLAECIGNDNGTLVYVPPQ, encoded by the exons ATGGTCAACTTCCACGAGAGCTCTTCTGACATCGAGCTTGAGGACGGTCACATCCTCGTCGCTCAGTGCaacgatgctgatggtgaaCCTCAAGAGTCTCGTCTTGATCTCGACTACTACATCGGCAACAACGACGGTGCTTTCTACTGGGGTGGCGAGG GCTTCTCTGGCTCTGCTTCCGACATCACCTTCGAACTTGAGGGCGATGACAACGTTCCTGTCCTCCGCGCTCTCCTCAACCCCGTTGACGGAGATCCTGTTGAGGCTAACGTCAACCTCGCTGAGTGCATTGGCAACGACAACGGCACTCTTGTCTACG TCCCTCCCCAGTAA
- a CDS encoding palmitoyl-protein thioesterase yields the protein MSFPSLLRLGLAIGALARQSYASPFAPIHTRDDLSDTPLPIVVWHGLGDQFNSDGMKSIQALAEDIHPGTFVHIIAIDEDPSQDQMATFKGNVSDQVSKVCEELAKHPILSTAPAIDAIGISQGGQFLRGYVERCNWPQVRSLVTFGSQHNGIIDFRSCGATDWLCKGAMALMRFGTWSKIVQSSLVPAQYYRNPATEADYNKYLENSNFLADINNEREFKNEKYKANLSKLTNFVMWMFEDDDLVIPKESSWFEEVNGTEVIPLRARELYHEDWLGLRELDRNGGLRFRSAPGKHLENLYELLNETVTNYCGPWKRTFESDMEDSWDRLELI from the coding sequence atgtctttcccttccttgctccggcttggcttggccaTCGGAGCCTTGGCTAGACAGAGCTATGCTTCCCCTTTTGCACCTATTCACACAAGAGATGACCTATCCGATACCCCATTACCTATTGTTGTTTGGCACGGCCTTGGTGACCAATTCAATAGCGATGGAATGAAGAGCATTCAAGCCCTCGCTGAAGATATCCACCCGGGAACCTTTGTTCATATCATTGCCATTGATGAGGATCCCAGCCAGGATCAAATGGCCACTTTCAAAGGAAATGTCTCGGACCAAGTCAGCAAGGTTTGCGAGGAACTGGCCAAGCACCCCATTCTGTCTACTGCGCCCGCTATTGACGCCATCGGTATCTCTCAGGGTGGACAGTTCCTCCGCGGTTACGTCGAGCGCTGTAACTGGCCACAGGTCCGCAGTCTCGTCACATTTGGTAGCCAACACAATGGCATCATCGACTTCAGGTCCTGCGGCGCTACCGACTGGCTTTGCAAGGGAGCCATGGCCCTCATGAGATTTGGTACTTGGAGCAAAATTGTACAGTCAAGCCTTGTTCCCGCGCAATACTACCGCAACCCAGCAACTGAAGCCGATTACAACAAATACCTCGAGAATTCCAACTTCCTAGccgacatcaacaacgagcGCGAGTTCAAAAACGAAAAATACAAGGCAAATCTGAGCAAGTTGACCAACTTCGTCATGTGGAtgtttgaagatgatgatcttgttaTCCCGAAAGAATCTTCGTGGTTTGAGGAGGTCAATGGCACAGAAGTTATCCCTCTTCGAGCTCGTGAGCTTTACCACGAGGATTGGCTTGGCCTTCGCGAGCTTGACCGCAATGGTGGCCTCAGATTTCGAAGTGCCCCTGGTAAACACCTCGAGAACCTCTATGAGCTACTGAACGAGACCGTCACCAATTACTGCGGCCCGTGGAAACGAACTTTTGAGTCAGATATGGAGGACTCCTGGGATAGGTTGGAGTTAATTTGA